The DNA segment CCTTGAAATGGGTTGTCCCCAAACACCCAACCTTCCCCACCCTTTTCTTCTCTCCACTCTCCTTGACGCATTCAAAGCTTACAGCTGTGACCCAACTCCAAAAGCTTACTACTTTGTCATCAAAACCTTAACCAGCACCTCCCATTTGCAGGACATTCCTCCTGTCCTTGACCACCTTGAACAATTGGAGACGTTTGAAACTCCAGAGTTTATCCTTGTATACCTTATTAGGTTCTATGGTCTTTCTGACAGGGTCCAAGATGCCGTGGATTTGTTTCTCAGAATCCCCAGGTTCAGGTGCACACCAACTGTTTGGTCATTGAACTTGGTTCTCTCATTGCTTTGTAGGAAGAGAGAATGTCTCAAAATGGTTCCCGAGATCTTGCTGAAGAGCCAGCATATGAACATTCGCGTTGAGGAATCGACATTTCAGGTTTTGATCGAGGCCTTGTGTAGAATTAAGAGGGTGGGTTATGCCATTAAGATGCTGAATTATATGATAGAAGGTGGGTATGGTTTGGATGAGACAATATGTTCTTTGATAATATCATCATTGTGTGAACAAGAGGATATGACCAGTGTTGAGGCTTTGGTTATTTGGAGGGATATGAGGAAACTAGGATTTTGTCCTGGGGTCATGGATTATACCAACATGATTAGGTTCTTGGTGAAGGAAGGGAAGGGTACGGATGCTTTGGATATTCTTAACCAGCAGAAAAAAGATGGAATTAAAccagatgttgtttgttatactATGGTCTTGAGTGGGATTGTAGCAGAAGGGGAGTATGTGAAGTTAGAAGAACTATTTGATGAAATACTTGTATTTGGACTCGTTCCTGATGTTTATACTTATAATGTGTATATAAATGGTTTGTGTAAGCAGAATAACGTAGACGAAGCGCTTAAAA comes from the Phaseolus vulgaris cultivar G19833 chromosome 8, P. vulgaris v2.0, whole genome shotgun sequence genome and includes:
- the LOC137826375 gene encoding pentatricopeptide repeat-containing protein At2g38420, mitochondrial-like is translated as MVRHPLSKRANKYLRKFRKWPHSPYKTSWHHNFGEQQAMHKLKQATLEMGCPQTPNLPHPFLLSTLLDAFKAYSCDPTPKAYYFVIKTLTSTSHLQDIPPVLDHLEQLETFETPEFILVYLIRFYGLSDRVQDAVDLFLRIPRFRCTPTVWSLNLVLSLLCRKRECLKMVPEILLKSQHMNIRVEESTFQVLIEALCRIKRVGYAIKMLNYMIEGGYGLDETICSLIISSLCEQEDMTSVEALVIWRDMRKLGFCPGVMDYTNMIRFLVKEGKGTDALDILNQQKKDGIKPDVVCYTMVLSGIVAEGEYVKLEELFDEILVFGLVPDVYTYNVYINGLCKQNNVDEALKIVASMEELECRPNVVTCNTLLGALCVAGDLRKARGVMKEMGWKGVGLNLHSYRIMLDGLVGKGEIGEACFLLEEMLEKCFFPRSSTFDHIIFQMCQKGLIAEAIELTKKIVAKSFVPGARAWEALLLKSGSKLGFSETTFSGLLGQINNLSCQTGSGNRSIIENI